The following are encoded in a window of Cucurbita pepo subsp. pepo cultivar mu-cu-16 chromosome LG12, ASM280686v2, whole genome shotgun sequence genomic DNA:
- the LOC111806651 gene encoding probable WRKY transcription factor 48: MEEVKKEEELRKGDQNLMGNSGLLFDIPLMDLLAGQDFTPSLFDLLSAAPPTTTLPPPSSAVPESSEVLNTPPTPNSSVSCSSNEKVFDADDGDLREKSPFNKQLKAKKKNQKRVREPRFAFMTKSEVDHLDDGYRWRKYGQKAVKNSPYPRSYYRCTTAGCGVKKRVERSSDDPSVVVTTYEGQHIHQSPIMPRGALSVAAAAAAFASPQPSLVFPQPQYTYTPAPPVDVRFDAAFHSFGEERRRIEESFQDHGLLQDMIVPSSALHIPEEE, from the exons atggAGGAggtgaagaaggaagaagaattgaGAAAAGGCGATCAGAATTTGATGGGAAATTCCGGATTGTTATTCGACATTCCATTAATGGATTTATTGGCCGGACAAGATTTCACCCCTTCCTTGTTCGATCTCTTGTCGGCTGCGCCACCCACTACCACTCTTCCTCCGCCGTCCTCCGCCGTGCCGGAGTCATCCGAAGTTCTCAACACCCCTCCTACTCCCAACTCCTCCGTCTCTTGCTCCTCCAATGAAAAGGTTTTTGACGCCGACGACGGCGATCTCCGGGAGAAATCCCCTTTCAATAAGCA attaaaagcgaaaaaaaagaatcaaaaaagGGTAAGAGAGCCGAGATTTGCGTTCATGACTAAAAGCGAAGTGGATCATCTCGACGACGGCTATAGATGGCGGAAATACGGTCAAAAAGCCGTTAAAAACAGCCCTTATCCTAGAAGTTATTACCGTTGCACCACCGCCGGTTGCGGCGTTAAGAAGCGTGTTGAACGTTCCTCCGATGACCCTTCTGTCGTCGTTACCACTTACGAAGGCCAACACATCCATCAAAGCCCAATCATGCCACGTGGAGCTTTATCagtcgccgccgccgccgccgccttcGCCTCACCGCAACCGTCTCTTGTTTTCCCACAGCCGCAATATACGTACACTCCGGCGCCGCCAGTGGATGTCCGATTTGATGCCGCGTTTCATAGTTTTGGAGAAGAACGACGTCGTATTGAGGAATCTTTCCAAGACCATGGCCTTCTGCAAGATATGATCGTACCGTCCTCCGCCTTACACATCCCGGAAGaagaatag